Proteins encoded within one genomic window of bacterium:
- a CDS encoding succinate dehydrogenase codes for MMKLLKFYDSTVGKKVVVALSGVVLLGFVIGHVTGNLKAFLGYGEGGQHKLDHYAEFLRTIGEDIFGYSGFLWLVRGFLLVCILLHVATIIQLRARNSKANPDRYQKSNYRASSVASRSMFWGGLLLFFFIIFHILHFTTGTLHDSFVHGAVYANIYSAFQSTIITLFYAVSMGALGLHLYHGGWSLFQTLGVDNPDTNSAIRLGVRALAVFVVIGFVSVPVAIYLGFLPPPQ; via the coding sequence ATGATGAAGCTTTTGAAATTTTACGACTCAACGGTTGGCAAGAAGGTAGTGGTGGCCCTCAGTGGGGTGGTCCTGCTCGGTTTTGTCATTGGTCATGTTACGGGCAACCTGAAAGCATTTCTCGGATATGGCGAGGGAGGGCAGCACAAGTTAGACCACTATGCTGAGTTTTTACGGACTATTGGGGAAGATATCTTCGGCTACTCTGGTTTCTTGTGGCTGGTAAGAGGATTCTTGTTGGTCTGTATTCTTTTACATGTTGCGACAATAATTCAGTTACGAGCTCGGAATTCTAAAGCGAATCCAGACCGATACCAGAAGAGCAATTATCGAGCATCATCAGTGGCCTCCCGGAGCATGTTCTGGGGCGGGTTGCTCCTGTTCTTCTTTATTATCTTTCACATCCTACATTTTACTACGGGCACATTGCATGATTCTTTCGTGCATGGGGCCGTATACGCCAATATTTACTCAGCATTTCAGAGTACAATCATAACGCTTTTTTATGCCGTATCGATGGGCGCACTTGGATTGCACCTCTATCATGGTGGATGGTCCCTGTTTCAGACGTTGGGGGTCGATAACCCTGATACGAATTCAGCTATCCGCTTGGGGGTAAGAGCCCTGGCAGTTTTTGTCGTGATTGGCTTTGTCAGTGTGCCAGTGGCGATTTACTTGGGATTTCTTCCTCCGCCGCAATAG
- the mdh gene encoding malate dehydrogenase, translating into MSRRKIALIGAGQIGGTLALLAGMRKLGDVVLYDIVEGMPQGKALDLSHLAPVFGLDFSITGTNNLEDIAGADICIVTSGVPRKPGMSRDDLVKVNADIVRSVAAGIREHAPESLVIVITNPLDAMVYLMQRETGIDPRRVVGMAGVLDTARHEAFLASELDVSVNSVAAFVLGGHGDTMVPVRSYTTVRGIPITSYIEDARLTEIENRTRKAGGEVVSLLKTGSAFYSPAASAIQMVEAYIYDEKRLLAACAQCNGEFGVDGMYVGVPVIMGRNGVEKIVEITLNDEEKGQFEKSVEAVRGVVDIL; encoded by the coding sequence ATGAGCAGACGGAAGATAGCATTAATAGGAGCTGGTCAAATTGGGGGAACCCTTGCCCTTCTTGCGGGAATGCGGAAGTTAGGAGATGTAGTGCTGTATGATATCGTTGAAGGCATGCCTCAAGGGAAGGCGTTGGATCTGTCGCACCTCGCACCCGTGTTTGGGCTCGATTTTTCGATTACAGGAACAAACAATCTCGAGGATATTGCAGGTGCTGATATTTGTATTGTTACCTCTGGCGTTCCCCGTAAGCCCGGAATGAGTAGAGATGACCTTGTAAAAGTAAATGCCGATATTGTTCGTTCTGTAGCCGCTGGCATACGAGAACATGCGCCAGAGAGCCTCGTGATTGTTATCACCAATCCGCTTGATGCCATGGTCTATCTCATGCAACGAGAAACGGGAATTGATCCCCGAAGAGTTGTAGGAATGGCAGGAGTGTTAGACACGGCCCGTCATGAAGCCTTCTTGGCATCAGAGCTGGACGTTTCTGTGAACTCGGTTGCTGCCTTTGTTCTCGGGGGACATGGAGATACGATGGTTCCAGTTCGGTCTTATACGACGGTCCGAGGTATTCCAATCACTTCTTACATTGAAGATGCGAGACTTACAGAGATTGAGAATCGAACTCGTAAGGCTGGCGGTGAGGTGGTCTCACTCTTAAAGACTGGCTCAGCGTTCTATTCGCCAGCAGCTTCAGCGATACAGATGGTAGAAGCCTATATATACGATGAAAAGAGACTTCTCGCGGCATGTGCGCAGTGTAACGGAGAGTTTGGAGTGGATGGTATGTACGTTGGAGTGCCAGTAATCATGGGCAGGAATGGCGTGGAAAAAATTGTGGAGATTACGCTCAACGATGAGGAAAAAGGACAGTTCGAGAAAAGTGTTGAGGCCGTAAGGGGTGTCGTCGATATCCTCTAA